TTGAAGTTCAGGGTCGCGCTGAGATCATAGGTCAGCGCGCTGACGTCGCCGCTTCTCCCAAAGGAGAAACCCACATCCGCGCTTTCCTGCGTCACAGGCTGGGCAATCACCGTATCGCTGCCGGAGGGCGCAATGGCCCCTGTGGTCTGGGTATTGCCGGACACGTCGTCCGCCTCAGGGGTATAGAGCATGGTGGCCAGATTCGGCGTTTCGCTCTCGCCGCTGTTGTAAAGCTTCACCCGGGCTGTACCCTTGCCCTCGACCACAGCGCTGTTGCCGCCGCCGATGGGGTTGTCCAACACCACGGTAAAGCTGAGGTCGCTGTCCTCCTCAGCGATGACCTCGCCGTTGTTGATCAGAGGGATCTCGATGGTCATCTCATCCATATCCGTGGAGAAGTAGAGCTGCCCCTCGGTGTAGGAATAGTCCTCGCCGGCGACGGCGGTGCCGTCTTCGGTGTGGTAGTCCACCGAAGTCACATATTGCAGCGCGCCGGTGCGGCACACGGTCAGTTTTGCCGTCCCCGCGGCCTTGTCCACGGTGATATCGGTGGTCTCAAAGGCGAAGAAGCTGGGCTCCTGCTCCTCGTTGTCCTCGATGGAAATTGCCAGAGTGTTGGCGGTATCATACAGTTCGCCGCCCTTGCAGGCACTGATACGCAGAGCCAGCAGCTCCACGTTTTCCGCCTCGTCGTCATCCACGGGCAAAATCCTGATTTCCTTGACCGACTCGCCCTCGGCGAAGGTCATGGTGAATTCATAGGTGCCGTAGGGGGCGATTTCGTACTTCTCGGGATCCAGAACGCTGAAGCTCTTCTCCGGGTTGCGCTCCAGATCCTCCGGAATGGCGGGCAGGTCGTCATCGTCAGGCACATACACCTCGCCTTTGTAAGAGGTAGAGCAATAGCGCTGGCCGCCCACGGTGTAGATGCAGCGGATGTCGCCGAGTTCCAGAACATCGTTGTCCACATCCAGCGTCTTTTCAGTGCCCACGTCGCTCCACATACCGTCGGCATTCTTGGCCTGCCAGAGGTACTTGCTCGCCGTGACGCTCAGGGACAGGACCGTGTGACCGTAGACCGGATTGCCCTCCTCGTCCACGGTGTCAGGCTCCACTACCTCGGCGGAGATCGTTGCCGGATCCTTCGCGGCCAGAGGCTGGACATCCTGGCCGTAGGCCTGATATGCCGCGATGGGCAGCGTGTCCTCCACCATCATCACATAGTCATAGCAGCAGGCCGCCGTAGAAGCGGAGTAGCTCCCGTCATCCATCTGGGAGAGAACGGGAGCCACTGTCACGGTAATGTCTGCCTTGCCGACCGTGCCTCCAAGACGATAGATTTTGATGCTTTTCTCGCCGGCGTCCTCAGCGGTGGCCAGCTGGCTGTTTTCGAAGACGAAGGTTCCGTAAGGGAATTCAGCCTCCCAATCCTCCTCGATGACGTTCCCGTTTTCATCTGTCAATATCAACGAGCCGTCATCATTCTGGATGACAGCAGCCAGTGCCGGTGTCACCAGCTGCGTGCTGAACACCAGAACCAAAAGCAATGACACAAATCTTTTGAACACACGCGATTTCATGTTTTTTCCTCCTACTCCTGGATTATTTATTATAAGATTCTTAGCTCTCCGAAAACGATACCATCTCTATCAGGCCCATTCTCCCAACAGCATCTCCACGACCTCGTTCCACGCCAACTCAACAACCATAAAGCCGCTTTGATACCAGTGAATGAATCCGCCGTTGGTGTCGGCAGTTTCCCAGATTTCTTGATTAGATAAGGCACGAAAACGTACGCTCTGCAGATGCGGTTTCAGATCCACCACGGCGCAGTTTCCCGTATGAAACGTCACCTGCAGCAAATGCCCGTCCAACGTCATTACGCTTTTGATTGGCATTGTTCTGCTCATCGTACAGCCTCCCTCTGGTGCATAAAGAAATCCCCAGTACAAAAATAATTGTACTGGGGATAAAATCTTTTGTAATGAGACGAAATGTCCCTATTTTTCGTTTGAGAGCATTTTTGTAAGCTGCTCCCGCTTCTCCGTCGGCTTTCCGGAGATATGAAGCTTATCATAAATATGCGTCAGTTTATTTTTTACGGTGTGTTCCGCGAGATACAGTGTATCCGCAATCTCTTTCCGCGTCTTTCTCTGGACGATCAGCCGGGCAATTGCCAGCTCGCTCTCCGTCAGGCCCAGATCGGCGGAATTGTTTCCGGAAAGGCCCCGCTTTACGTTCTCCATCTCATCCGCGCAGGCAAGGATGGCGCTGATCTGCTGCGGGTATTTTCTCTGCGTGGCCGTCAGCAGTTCCCGCAGGTATACACCGTTTTCCACGAAGGGCAGGAGGATGCCGTCCGGCACAGCGATCTCCAAGGCGGTGCGAAGTTCCTCCTCAGCGTCCTTTTGCCTGTTCAGGGCATAGTAGGCCGCCGCGAGCTGGATATGGATATGCAGTTCGCACAGCAAATACGGGATCGCCTGACAGGACTTCAGCAGCCCCTCGCTGCGGCCGATCACCACCGCATATTGTTTTTGGGCCAAAAGCACCTGATTGTAGATAATCTCAAACATGGGGCGGGCAGGATTCAGCAGATTGGCCTCCGCCAGCTTTCCATCACGGAGCCAGATGGGGAGACGATCTACCCGGCCC
This window of the Dysosmobacter acutus genome carries:
- a CDS encoding DUF2442 domain-containing protein, giving the protein MSRTMPIKSVMTLDGHLLQVTFHTGNCAVVDLKPHLQSVRFRALSNQEIWETADTNGGFIHWYQSGFMVVELAWNEVVEMLLGEWA